A genomic region of Natronosalvus amylolyticus contains the following coding sequences:
- a CDS encoding DEAD/DEAH box helicase, whose product MDRTIEWLRDRPYYEGQIIHQERTPGNPAETSPLDLDYRLASALARHDINEPFQHQAEAIEAVRDGDHVVLATPTASGKSLAYTVPALERALNHHGKTLYIAPMNALINDQKDTISKIAADLRGDRNVDVATYTGLLTDSEKREIWARQPDVLLTTPDMIHKSLLPYSKSPKHWKWLFQQLETVVVDEVHEFRGIFGSHVSLIFRRLSRLAEYYDSTPQYICCSATIGNPIEHAAAVTGQQPNQFSLIDDDASATGPRQWIFWNPPLREDEELDAEYATADGPPSTAEGNSEASSPPSGPVEVPHHNEIIGGERRSHHPETVRLFCDLVQRGYQTLVFTRARQGTEQYANWCDSKLRKRGEHELANQVTAYHSALQDERRTTIEAGLRDGSIRGVWSTNALELGIDVGSLDVVLLDGHPGTSMSTFQRAGRAGRGENPSLVVLVASPNPLDQYCMANPDLLFDGDPEQAAVNPANTQILDDHVCCAAQELFLRTSDDTYFGAEYPVTVASLDDAGQLERFSSRTGSRWKYMGEDSPQHTMDIRSIDDRQIELYDRLRDQTLTSLSFGDALRDAHPGAIYHHQKESYRVTEAEFDADRVLLKSVNTMGYTRPLTEKRVTIEEELKTSDLASQSIISIGFADLTVAEEVTGYMLYDHPSDEDGVERAFDEPLPERTIRTRGLYFTIPPQIEQDIKAASEEDDGFLASIHALEHALISLFPLEILCARRDVGGLSTTYHPHTGSATIFVHDGHPGGVGLTREAFGKLETMLERTLEMLSSCPCEDGCPSCVHSPQCGNANRTLNKQLATRLLKQLLEIPVQS is encoded by the coding sequence GTGGACCGGACAATCGAGTGGTTGAGAGATCGCCCCTATTACGAAGGCCAAATTATCCATCAAGAACGAACGCCAGGGAACCCTGCCGAAACATCACCGCTCGATCTTGACTACCGGTTAGCAAGCGCACTTGCCCGTCACGATATCAACGAACCCTTCCAACACCAAGCAGAGGCAATCGAAGCTGTTCGGGACGGTGATCACGTCGTACTAGCTACTCCGACGGCTAGCGGCAAGAGTCTCGCCTATACGGTGCCAGCACTTGAACGCGCTCTTAATCACCACGGCAAGACGCTCTATATCGCCCCGATGAACGCTCTGATTAATGACCAAAAGGATACTATTTCCAAGATTGCCGCAGATCTTCGGGGTGATCGGAATGTCGATGTCGCGACATACACCGGACTATTGACAGACTCCGAGAAACGCGAAATTTGGGCCCGCCAACCAGATGTTCTCTTGACCACCCCCGATATGATTCATAAAAGTTTGCTCCCATATTCTAAATCACCGAAACACTGGAAGTGGCTCTTCCAGCAGCTCGAGACGGTCGTCGTCGACGAAGTACACGAGTTCCGAGGGATATTCGGAAGCCACGTCTCTCTAATTTTCCGTCGTCTTTCGCGTTTGGCAGAGTACTACGATTCTACTCCCCAGTACATCTGCTGTTCTGCAACTATCGGGAATCCAATCGAGCACGCAGCAGCAGTCACTGGACAGCAACCCAACCAATTTTCACTAATCGACGATGATGCCAGCGCGACAGGTCCGCGCCAGTGGATATTCTGGAATCCACCGTTAAGAGAGGACGAGGAACTGGATGCAGAATATGCGACAGCCGACGGACCACCTTCGACTGCAGAAGGCAATTCTGAAGCGAGTTCACCACCGTCGGGCCCGGTTGAGGTACCCCACCACAACGAGATTATCGGCGGAGAGCGCCGTTCCCATCACCCAGAAACAGTGCGGTTGTTCTGCGACCTTGTTCAACGAGGATATCAGACGCTCGTCTTTACACGGGCCAGACAGGGAACCGAGCAGTACGCAAACTGGTGCGATAGCAAGCTTCGGAAGCGTGGTGAACATGAGCTAGCGAACCAGGTCACTGCATACCACTCAGCACTCCAGGACGAGCGTCGGACCACCATTGAGGCGGGGCTTCGCGATGGATCCATTCGAGGTGTCTGGAGTACGAACGCACTCGAACTCGGCATCGACGTCGGTAGCCTCGACGTCGTCCTTCTCGACGGGCATCCGGGAACGAGCATGAGCACATTCCAGCGCGCGGGGCGGGCGGGACGTGGAGAAAATCCGAGTCTCGTTGTCCTCGTAGCAAGCCCGAATCCGTTAGACCAGTACTGTATGGCGAATCCGGATCTCCTGTTTGACGGCGACCCTGAGCAAGCAGCAGTCAATCCCGCAAACACCCAGATACTAGACGATCACGTCTGCTGTGCGGCTCAAGAGCTCTTCCTGCGCACCAGTGACGACACCTACTTCGGCGCTGAATATCCGGTGACTGTTGCGTCTCTAGATGACGCGGGCCAATTAGAGCGATTTAGCTCTCGAACCGGTTCCCGGTGGAAGTACATGGGAGAGGACAGCCCGCAACACACGATGGACATCCGCTCTATCGATGATCGGCAAATCGAGCTTTATGATCGACTGCGTGATCAAACACTTACCTCGCTATCGTTTGGTGATGCGCTCCGTGATGCACATCCCGGTGCGATCTACCATCATCAGAAGGAGTCGTATCGAGTAACGGAGGCTGAATTCGATGCTGACCGTGTACTCCTGAAGTCAGTAAATACGATGGGATATACCCGTCCACTCACTGAGAAACGAGTTACCATCGAAGAAGAGCTCAAGACGAGCGATCTAGCCTCACAGAGTATAATTTCTATCGGATTTGCCGATCTCACGGTTGCAGAAGAAGTGACAGGATACATGCTCTACGATCACCCTTCAGATGAGGACGGCGTCGAGCGGGCTTTCGACGAGCCGCTTCCTGAACGGACAATTCGCACCCGTGGGCTCTATTTCACAATTCCGCCGCAGATCGAGCAGGACATCAAAGCTGCGAGCGAAGAAGACGATGGATTTCTCGCAAGTATTCACGCTCTGGAGCATGCACTGATCTCGTTATTCCCACTGGAGATTCTCTGTGCTCGTCGCGATGTTGGTGGACTCTCGACCACCTATCATCCGCATACGGGATCGGCCACGATTTTCGTCCACGATGGCCATCCGGGAGGAGTGGGTCTTACTCGAGAAGCGTTCGGGAAGCTGGAGACAATGCTTGAGCGCACGTTGGAGATGCTCTCTAGCTGTCCCTGTGAAGACGGATGTCCATCGTGCGTTCACTCCCCGCAGTGTGGGAATGCGAATCGGACGCTAAACAAGCAGCTCGCAACCCGCCTTCTGAAACAACTATTAGAAATTCCTGTTCAATCATAG
- a CDS encoding ribonuclease H-like domain-containing protein, with protein sequence MAGDLGVRLLALRCDALVDATTTAIEDLVEYFDADLIYIVEEKLDMRTVSTVERTASCPVINTRRSAVHTETVDGISVSIVSSLDFIGGASTARGQGIPDDVEYIICDEIQTSADSVTMEVSLDGLEHLARFQHRIDREVTFLTGAMEASYDFVWEADVDGEGVRLPVRGLAPTRRQGAPEFACLSLDSDGRIAVSTTPADKFGLRALSGVGKGTAPKLARNGFETRDDVAAATERDLREVHGIGESKAQSIRQSAHALSEGCVIRLTDEAVPAAEYSPLFIDIETDGLTPSIIWLIGVYDPETDEYVDFIDTEPSRDNPGKATREFVTWLASEYDRTSLIAWNGHTFDFKHLSRFIRGHAPEYADYWSDSVFEYDLFDWTVRKDNAILPGRTNRIDDVAEALGHGRDADAAVVDGKSLANTIQRLLRSPERARDVDWEAARAYCEADVRELAAVYESIAEATPGHKRASVPADENITQTGLMDF encoded by the coding sequence ATGGCGGGCGACCTTGGAGTACGTTTGCTTGCCCTCCGGTGTGACGCGCTAGTCGACGCTACGACGACCGCCATCGAAGACCTCGTCGAATACTTCGATGCGGATCTTATCTACATCGTCGAAGAAAAGTTGGACATGCGAACGGTGAGCACTGTCGAGCGGACCGCCTCGTGTCCGGTAATTAACACTCGGCGAAGCGCCGTTCACACGGAGACTGTCGACGGGATTTCCGTGTCCATCGTCAGTTCGCTCGACTTCATCGGTGGGGCCTCTACCGCTCGTGGGCAAGGAATCCCAGACGACGTCGAGTACATCATCTGTGACGAGATCCAGACGAGCGCCGACTCAGTCACAATGGAAGTCTCGCTCGATGGCCTCGAACACCTCGCACGCTTCCAGCACCGAATCGACCGAGAAGTGACGTTCCTCACCGGGGCCATGGAGGCTAGTTATGATTTCGTTTGGGAAGCTGACGTCGACGGTGAGGGTGTTCGCCTGCCCGTCCGCGGGCTTGCACCGACCCGACGGCAGGGGGCTCCAGAATTCGCTTGCCTCTCGCTTGATTCGGATGGCCGCATCGCCGTATCCACGACACCCGCCGATAAATTCGGTCTCCGAGCGCTTTCGGGTGTAGGCAAGGGGACCGCCCCGAAGCTAGCTCGAAATGGGTTCGAGACGCGTGACGACGTCGCAGCTGCGACAGAACGAGATCTCCGTGAGGTTCATGGCATCGGTGAGTCGAAAGCTCAGAGCATCCGGCAGAGCGCCCACGCACTGTCCGAAGGATGCGTCATCCGTCTCACGGACGAAGCTGTCCCCGCAGCAGAGTATAGTCCGTTGTTCATCGATATCGAGACCGACGGCCTCACCCCGAGCATCATCTGGCTCATCGGCGTCTACGACCCTGAAACAGACGAGTATGTCGACTTCATCGATACGGAACCGTCACGAGATAATCCAGGAAAAGCCACCCGAGAGTTCGTTACGTGGCTGGCCAGCGAGTACGATCGCACGTCGCTCATCGCGTGGAATGGCCATACCTTCGACTTCAAACACCTCAGCCGATTCATTCGAGGACACGCACCGGAGTACGCAGACTACTGGTCAGACTCCGTGTTCGAGTACGACCTCTTTGACTGGACCGTCCGAAAGGACAACGCCATCCTTCCCGGTCGGACAAACCGGATTGATGATGTCGCCGAAGCCCTCGGACATGGTCGTGACGCGGATGCTGCCGTCGTCGACGGGAAGTCGTTAGCAAATACCATCCAGCGTCTCCTCAGGTCTCCAGAGCGTGCTCGCGACGTAGACTGGGAGGCTGCCCGGGCATACTGTGAAGCAGA